A genomic segment from Kyrpidia tusciae DSM 2912 encodes:
- a CDS encoding hemolysin family protein, translated as MDTPGSLFIKILAVFGLVLVNAFFVAAEFALVKVRSTRLQQLAAEGHLRARFAQRVVSKLDAYLSATQLGITLASLGLGWLGEPAVASLLRPLFALTGLSESIVHTVAFAVAFSLITLLHIVLGELAPKSLAIRLAEPTALWTALPLAYFYKIMYPAIWVLNSFANLLLRWIGIEPVVSGHQAAYSEEELLLLLSESHRSGLIDSTEKALMDNIFHFSDRVAREIMVPRTDMVCLYLDRSVEENFEIARENRHTRYPVAVEDKDHIVGFIHVSDLYVQGLQAGQKDLHGIIREVLRVPESMEISRVLRLMQKHRGQIAVVVDEYGGTAGLISLEDILEEIVGEIQDEFDEERPPVETVGDVTYVDGRVLVEDINDMFGLEIDDSEVDSIGGWVAAQLEGNPQVGKSVTVDEYVLEITEVDNLRVNRLRIQQIPVQSQVEG; from the coding sequence TTGGACACACCTGGTAGTTTGTTCATCAAGATTCTGGCAGTTTTCGGCCTGGTATTGGTGAACGCCTTCTTTGTGGCGGCGGAATTTGCACTGGTAAAAGTCCGCTCAACGCGGTTGCAGCAGTTGGCAGCGGAGGGACACTTGCGGGCTCGTTTCGCCCAACGGGTGGTCTCCAAACTGGATGCGTATTTGTCGGCGACACAACTGGGAATTACGCTGGCGTCCCTGGGGCTCGGCTGGTTGGGTGAACCGGCGGTGGCGAGTCTGTTGCGCCCTTTGTTTGCTCTTACCGGATTGTCGGAGTCGATCGTGCACACGGTCGCTTTCGCCGTCGCGTTTTCCCTCATCACGTTATTGCACATCGTGTTAGGAGAGTTGGCCCCCAAGTCCCTCGCCATACGACTGGCGGAGCCAACGGCGTTGTGGACCGCTCTTCCCCTTGCCTATTTCTACAAGATTATGTATCCCGCCATCTGGGTGCTCAACTCTTTTGCTAACCTGCTCCTGCGCTGGATCGGGATCGAACCCGTCGTCTCCGGGCACCAGGCGGCGTACTCGGAGGAGGAGTTGTTGCTCTTGCTGTCGGAAAGCCATCGAAGCGGACTGATCGACAGCACGGAGAAAGCTCTCATGGACAACATTTTCCATTTCTCCGATCGCGTGGCCCGGGAGATCATGGTGCCGAGGACGGATATGGTCTGCTTGTACCTCGACCGTTCAGTGGAAGAGAATTTTGAAATCGCCCGGGAAAACCGGCACACTCGTTATCCGGTGGCGGTGGAGGACAAGGACCACATTGTGGGCTTTATCCACGTCTCAGACCTGTACGTCCAGGGGCTGCAAGCGGGACAAAAGGATCTGCATGGTATCATCCGCGAGGTGCTCCGGGTGCCGGAGTCGATGGAGATCAGCCGGGTGCTTCGGCTGATGCAAAAACATCGCGGCCAGATCGCCGTGGTGGTGGATGAGTACGGGGGTACGGCGGGGTTGATTTCTTTGGAAGACATTCTGGAGGAGATCGTCGGAGAGATCCAGGACGAGTTCGATGAGGAGCGGCCTCCAGTGGAAACGGTGGGCGATGTGACCTATGTGGACGGCCGCGTGTTGGTGGAGGATATTAACGACATGTTCGGCCTGGAAATTGACGATTCCGAAGTGGATTCAATTGGAGGCTGGGTGGCCGCTCAGTTGGAAGGGAATCCCCAGGTGGGGAAATCGGTGACGGTAGACGAGTATGTCCTTGAGATAACGGAAGTTGACAACCTCCGGGTGAACCGGTTGCGGATTCAGCAAATTCCGGTTCAATCCCAAGTCGAAGGGTAG
- a CDS encoding Lin0512 family protein — protein MKVIFIQYGMGVDLHGQDITTASIRAVRDAIHRNSMPGLRGMIPSGDLRDMIVRVKLGVPMDSPQVDTERVRAEFPYGHVEIQVVPGGLATTSGVMLTEQGDRNDLAYIVVAAVEVGFEEGV, from the coding sequence GTGAAAGTGATTTTCATTCAGTACGGGATGGGTGTGGATCTGCACGGACAGGATATCACCACTGCCTCCATTCGGGCGGTGCGGGATGCGATTCATCGGAATTCCATGCCTGGACTCCGGGGGATGATTCCTTCCGGTGACCTCCGGGACATGATCGTTCGGGTGAAATTGGGCGTTCCGATGGATTCACCTCAAGTAGATACGGAGCGCGTTCGAGCGGAATTTCCATATGGACACGTTGAAATCCAAGTGGTACCCGGCGGGCTGGCGACGACGAGCGGTGTGATGTTGACCGAGCAGGGTGATCGCAATGATTTAGCCTATATTGTCGTGGCTGCAGTCGAAGTCGGCTTTGAGGAGGGAGTTTGA
- a CDS encoding glutaredoxin family protein: MSYSVAAKDERPQVTLYTSSFCGKCRFAREFLNRLGIPFEEVPVYTPGVVEELLSRTGMMAAPTLRVGQDYVTGYDPGRFTLALIKNGWIEDKEDN; the protein is encoded by the coding sequence ATGTCTTACAGTGTTGCCGCAAAGGATGAACGTCCTCAGGTCACCTTGTATACCAGCAGTTTTTGCGGCAAATGTCGATTCGCCCGGGAATTCCTGAATCGCCTCGGGATCCCTTTCGAAGAGGTTCCCGTATACACGCCGGGGGTCGTGGAGGAGCTGTTGAGTCGAACCGGCATGATGGCCGCCCCGACGTTGCGCGTCGGACAGGACTACGTAACGGGCTATGATCCGGGACGTTTTACCTTGGCGCTCATCAAGAATGGTTGGATTGAGGACAAGGAGGACAACTGA
- a CDS encoding putative bifunctional diguanylate cyclase/phosphodiesterase, with protein MNRENETFGFDSRLEFGDELPTLLAVICRLTQAKRGWITLRMPGGVCERVAGVDMPEGQGSEDGGAEMEHGGCPCCAESEALPPATATFITCTQHKDEKGRPWIHACIPLSVDGHSVGVMNLLFADGEPSFGPDSELLTMVRRVIESVLERKRLEERLRRSADYDSLTGVYNRRRFQEKLADILNRTARGTLLFIDFDNFKAINDNLGHRAGDKLLGELIGSLRGVVEGRGFLGRIGGDEFALFLPEATIEEAKVLGAAIERVFRRHRVLLDGRRVIMTASIGIAEFPTSGSTVEQLLARADTAMYTAKRTGAHVHVYDPFQLEEVATTQELLWMTRIREALEGDGLLLYAQPIRELRSGSVSRYELLLRMRGDNGELISPKAFLGVAEKTDLIHRIDLWVVKEAIRLLEQMCRHRSDICFHVNLSAKIFTDSSFPTWLSGQLSRSRVEASRLLFEITETAAIEDYVRARDFIHQVRAMGFRFALDDFGIGFSSLYSLKYLPLDVLKIDGVFIQDLAHSRVDQSLVKGLTVSMRELGIQTVAEFVEDEKTVEILQEYGVTYAQGFHIGRPMPIPEILDQPA; from the coding sequence GTGAACAGAGAGAACGAGACCTTCGGATTCGATTCGCGCCTGGAATTCGGCGATGAGTTGCCCACATTATTGGCGGTTATTTGTCGATTAACCCAGGCGAAGAGAGGGTGGATCACCCTTCGGATGCCGGGCGGTGTCTGTGAACGAGTGGCTGGGGTGGACATGCCTGAGGGCCAGGGGTCGGAAGACGGGGGTGCCGAGATGGAGCACGGCGGATGTCCGTGTTGTGCCGAAAGCGAAGCTTTGCCCCCCGCAACCGCCACCTTTATAACCTGTACGCAGCATAAAGATGAGAAAGGGAGGCCTTGGATCCACGCTTGCATCCCTCTCTCGGTGGATGGGCATTCCGTCGGGGTGATGAATCTCCTTTTCGCCGACGGAGAACCTTCCTTTGGCCCTGACAGTGAACTTTTGACCATGGTTCGCCGGGTCATTGAGAGTGTCCTGGAACGAAAGCGCCTGGAGGAGCGGTTGCGTCGCTCCGCGGACTATGACTCATTGACCGGCGTTTACAACCGCCGGCGATTTCAGGAAAAGCTGGCGGATATCTTGAATCGGACGGCCCGGGGGACCTTACTCTTTATCGATTTTGACAATTTTAAGGCGATCAATGACAACTTGGGACATCGAGCCGGAGACAAACTGCTGGGCGAATTGATCGGGTCTCTGCGCGGGGTTGTGGAGGGGCGCGGGTTTTTAGGCCGAATCGGCGGCGATGAGTTCGCTTTGTTCCTGCCGGAAGCCACAATTGAAGAGGCCAAGGTGTTGGGAGCGGCCATTGAGCGGGTCTTTCGCCGCCATCGGGTCCTGTTGGATGGACGGCGGGTGATCATGACGGCCAGTATCGGGATCGCCGAGTTTCCCACCTCCGGATCGACGGTGGAACAGCTGTTGGCCAGGGCGGACACGGCCATGTACACCGCAAAACGGACCGGTGCCCATGTGCACGTGTATGACCCCTTCCAGCTGGAAGAAGTGGCCACCACCCAAGAGCTCCTGTGGATGACGCGAATTCGGGAGGCGCTCGAAGGGGACGGGCTGTTGCTGTACGCCCAGCCGATCCGGGAACTCCGGTCCGGATCCGTTTCCCGGTACGAGTTGTTGCTCCGGATGCGGGGCGACAACGGCGAACTCATCAGCCCCAAAGCGTTTCTGGGCGTGGCGGAAAAAACGGATCTTATTCACCGAATCGATCTATGGGTCGTGAAAGAAGCGATCCGGCTGTTGGAACAGATGTGCCGGCACCGTTCTGACATTTGTTTTCACGTAAATCTATCTGCAAAAATTTTCACAGACTCCTCATTTCCCACTTGGTTATCCGGACAACTCAGCCGCAGTCGGGTGGAGGCATCCCGACTGCTTTTTGAAATCACGGAAACAGCGGCTATAGAGGATTACGTCCGGGCGCGGGATTTTATTCACCAAGTGCGGGCGATGGGATTTCGATTCGCTCTGGATGATTTTGGAATAGGATTTTCGTCACTGTACTCGCTGAAATATCTTCCACTCGATGTGCTGAAGATCGACGGCGTGTTCATCCAGGATCTCGCTCATAGCCGGGTCGATCAATCCCTGGTGAAGGGGTTGACCGTCTCCATGCGGGAATTGGGGATTCAAACGGTGGCGGAGTTCGTAGAAGATGAGAAGACGGTGGAGATCCTCCAAGAGTACGGTGTGACTTATGCCCAGGGTTTTCACATCGGCAGGCCGATGCCGATCCCGGAGATTCTCGATCAGCCGGCATGA
- a CDS encoding S8 family peptidase: protein MQLLNWVHQYAGKLDVLARRQLIQAHRPLRRVPCFLQNLAQGLLHRLIKVPVIVQLKEIPEEGLTNSVCRAGRIDRRRIHRELPICNGVAARLSIADIRRLLEQESVVRITYDRPVRALLDVATPAVGAAAGQQDGFTGRGVTVAVLDTGIYPHPDLTQPVNRIVGFRDFVNGRTEPYDDNGHGTHCAGDVAANGGQSGGRYRGPAPEASLVGVKVLNAQGAGSLSTVIQGIDWVVQNRDAFGIRVLSMSLGSPPAGPPSQDPVVQAVEAAWNSGIAVAVAAGNEGPGSGTISSPGDSPRVITVGAVDDRRTVPQNDDVVASFSSRGPTSEGVTKPDIAAPGVGIISLRAPGSFLDKMMKSARVGDWYFRLSGTSMATPIVAGTIAQLLQKNPAMTPVEVKAALMDNAFDLGEDPNAQGRGEVQVGGLL, encoded by the coding sequence ATGCAATTGCTGAACTGGGTCCATCAGTACGCCGGGAAACTGGACGTGCTCGCTCGCCGGCAGCTGATCCAGGCCCATCGGCCCTTGCGGAGGGTGCCCTGTTTCCTGCAAAACCTGGCCCAAGGGTTGCTGCACCGCTTGATCAAGGTCCCGGTCATCGTCCAACTCAAGGAGATCCCCGAGGAGGGACTGACCAATTCCGTCTGTCGGGCGGGCCGCATCGACCGGCGGCGGATCCATCGCGAACTGCCCATCTGCAACGGCGTGGCCGCCCGCCTTTCGATTGCGGACATCCGGCGGCTGTTAGAGCAGGAATCGGTGGTGCGCATCACTTACGACCGCCCGGTCCGGGCGCTGCTCGATGTGGCCACGCCCGCCGTGGGGGCGGCCGCGGGACAACAGGACGGATTCACCGGTCGGGGTGTCACCGTGGCGGTGCTCGACACCGGGATTTACCCGCACCCGGACCTCACCCAACCTGTGAATCGCATTGTCGGGTTCCGAGATTTTGTAAATGGCCGGACCGAACCGTACGACGACAATGGCCATGGAACTCACTGTGCGGGGGATGTGGCGGCTAACGGCGGGCAGTCCGGGGGCCGCTATCGGGGCCCGGCACCGGAAGCCTCATTGGTGGGGGTGAAGGTGCTCAACGCCCAGGGTGCCGGCAGTCTCTCCACCGTGATCCAGGGGATCGACTGGGTGGTGCAAAACCGGGACGCCTTCGGCATTCGCGTGCTCTCGATGTCTCTCGGCAGCCCCCCGGCCGGACCGCCTTCCCAGGACCCGGTGGTTCAGGCGGTGGAGGCAGCTTGGAATAGCGGGATCGCCGTGGCGGTGGCGGCGGGAAACGAAGGGCCGGGGTCAGGAACCATCAGCTCGCCCGGGGACAGTCCCCGGGTCATTACCGTGGGCGCGGTGGATGATCGGCGAACCGTACCACAAAACGATGATGTGGTGGCTTCCTTCTCCAGCCGCGGGCCGACGAGCGAGGGCGTGACGAAGCCTGACATCGCCGCTCCGGGGGTTGGGATCATCTCCCTGCGGGCTCCTGGGTCTTTCCTCGATAAAATGATGAAAAGCGCCCGGGTGGGGGATTGGTATTTTCGCCTGTCGGGGACGAGTATGGCAACACCGATCGTGGCGGGCACGATCGCACAGCTTCTGCAGAAAAACCCGGCCATGACGCCGGTCGAGGTCAAAGCGGCCCTGATGGACAACGCCTTTGACCTCGGTGAAGATCCCAATGCCCAGGGCAGGGGTGAAGTCCAGGTGGGCGGGCTTCTATAA
- a CDS encoding DJ-1/PfpI family protein, whose amino-acid sequence MTKKVLITAGDAVEALEIYYPYYRLLEENIEAVIAAPSAKTLHTVVHDFESWETYTEKPGYQIQAQLSFEEVKPEEYDGLIIPGGRAPEYIRLNPALPGIVRHFFETGKPVGAICHAAQVLETVADLLKNRSMTAYIACRPSVEAMGARYVTETLHVDGNLVSGHAWPDLPGFMREFLKLLGR is encoded by the coding sequence GTGACAAAAAAGGTACTGATCACTGCCGGCGATGCGGTAGAAGCTCTGGAAATTTATTACCCGTATTATCGGCTGCTCGAAGAGAACATCGAGGCTGTGATCGCCGCCCCGTCGGCTAAAACCTTGCACACCGTGGTTCACGATTTCGAGAGTTGGGAAACCTACACAGAAAAACCCGGGTATCAGATTCAGGCCCAGCTATCCTTTGAGGAAGTAAAGCCCGAGGAGTACGACGGCCTGATCATCCCCGGGGGGAGGGCTCCCGAGTACATCCGCCTTAACCCAGCACTGCCGGGCATCGTTCGCCATTTCTTTGAAACGGGCAAACCGGTGGGAGCCATCTGCCATGCCGCCCAGGTCTTGGAAACGGTCGCGGACCTCCTTAAGAATCGTTCGATGACGGCGTACATCGCCTGCCGGCCCTCGGTGGAGGCCATGGGGGCCCGATATGTGACGGAAACCCTCCATGTGGATGGAAACCTGGTTTCAGGACATGCCTGGCCCGATCTCCCGGGCTTTATGCGAGAATTTCTCAAGCTTCTCGGGCGATAA
- a CDS encoding Cof-type HAD-IIB family hydrolase: MRFRAVFFDVDGTLLTRDMRLPESVKWAVNRLREQGVAVGIATGRSYAHTEAVMKQLGIDMAVLNNGGLALRQGRILAHRPIHPERILRILGDVEDADHALVLHGKEFTAVNKPEDAYFLRAYHHLRVPFPSLFRNYQGEPVYQINLFCPEDEVRRYAEAYPDLTFRRWFPGSYDVNAAGVHKAEGIAALIAELGMSWDEVVTFGDADNDIQMLRAAGLGVAMGGGLPAAQEVADVVIGRPEEDAIWNFVRSNLAQEPAEAWPRAE, encoded by the coding sequence GTGCGCTTTCGGGCCGTGTTCTTCGATGTAGACGGAACTCTGCTGACCAGGGATATGCGGCTGCCGGAATCGGTCAAGTGGGCGGTCAATCGCCTCCGGGAGCAAGGGGTCGCGGTTGGGATTGCGACGGGGCGGTCCTATGCCCATACCGAGGCGGTGATGAAACAATTGGGCATCGACATGGCGGTTCTGAACAACGGGGGCTTGGCGCTGCGGCAGGGCCGGATCCTAGCGCACCGCCCGATCCACCCCGAAAGGATCCTGCGCATCCTCGGCGATGTCGAGGATGCAGATCATGCCCTGGTGCTGCACGGGAAAGAGTTCACTGCGGTCAATAAACCGGAAGATGCGTATTTTCTCCGCGCGTATCACCACCTGCGCGTCCCCTTTCCCAGCTTGTTTCGGAACTACCAGGGGGAACCCGTGTATCAAATCAATCTGTTCTGCCCCGAAGATGAGGTTCGCCGGTATGCCGAGGCGTACCCGGATCTGACTTTTCGCCGCTGGTTTCCGGGGTCTTACGATGTGAATGCCGCTGGCGTGCATAAAGCGGAAGGGATCGCGGCTCTGATCGCAGAATTGGGCATGTCTTGGGACGAGGTGGTCACTTTCGGGGATGCGGATAATGATATCCAAATGTTGCGGGCGGCGGGGTTGGGCGTCGCGATGGGCGGCGGCCTGCCCGCGGCCCAGGAAGTGGCGGACGTGGTGATCGGACGACCGGAGGAGGACGCCATCTGGAACTTCGTTCGGTCGAATCTGGCGCAGGAGCCTGCCGAAGCCTGGCCCCGGGCGGAATGA
- a CDS encoding CDGSH iron-sulfur domain-containing protein, with product MAEVRIRLRDNGPLVVTGPVELVDAQGQAFEVEDSFALCRCGQSGKKPFCDGTHRTVEFQDQSRAK from the coding sequence ATGGCGGAGGTGAGGATCCGTCTGCGGGATAACGGGCCTTTGGTGGTGACGGGTCCCGTGGAGTTGGTGGACGCGCAAGGGCAAGCTTTCGAAGTGGAGGATTCCTTTGCTCTGTGCCGATGCGGACAATCCGGGAAGAAACCCTTTTGCGACGGTACCCATCGCACGGTGGAGTTCCAGGATCAAAGCCGGGCGAAGTGA
- the pdhA gene encoding pyruvate dehydrogenase (acetyl-transferring) E1 component subunit alpha: MGVLLDERTPYEPVRILAEDGTVVNPELMPDLSDDQLRELMHRMVFTRVWDQRAIALNRQGRLGFYAPVAGQEASMLASHYALNKDDFLLPSYRDIPQLVFHGLPLYQAFLYSRGHIHGGQIPEDVSALMPQIIIAAQCTQLAGVALGIKLRGERRVAIAYFGDGATSQGDFYEGMNFAGVFKVPAIFFSQNNRYAISVPVSKQTAAKTLVQKSVAAGISGVQVDGMDPLAVYRVTKEAADRARAGEGPVMIESLTYRYGPHTMAGDDPTRYRTNEELGEWERQDPLIRFRAFLQGKGLWSEQEEEAAIEETKQTIADALKKADEYMSKQTVGDLIDAMYAELPPELKEQKALFAAGEGR; the protein is encoded by the coding sequence ATGGGCGTACTTTTGGACGAGCGCACGCCTTATGAACCGGTGCGAATCTTGGCGGAGGACGGTACAGTGGTGAATCCGGAGTTGATGCCGGATTTGTCCGATGACCAGTTGCGGGAATTGATGCATCGGATGGTGTTCACCCGGGTGTGGGACCAGCGGGCCATCGCGTTGAATCGCCAGGGGCGGCTCGGCTTTTATGCTCCCGTGGCCGGCCAGGAAGCCTCGATGCTCGCCAGTCATTACGCCTTGAATAAAGATGATTTTCTCCTTCCGAGCTACCGGGATATTCCGCAGTTGGTCTTTCACGGACTGCCGCTTTATCAGGCGTTTTTGTACTCCCGGGGCCATATCCATGGGGGGCAGATCCCGGAGGACGTTTCTGCCCTGATGCCGCAGATCATTATTGCGGCCCAGTGCACCCAGCTCGCCGGGGTGGCGCTGGGGATCAAGCTGCGGGGCGAGCGCCGGGTGGCCATCGCTTATTTTGGTGACGGGGCCACGTCCCAGGGAGATTTTTATGAAGGAATGAATTTTGCCGGGGTGTTCAAGGTGCCGGCGATCTTCTTTTCCCAAAACAACCGCTACGCGATCTCGGTGCCGGTGTCCAAGCAGACGGCGGCCAAGACGTTGGTGCAAAAATCGGTCGCCGCCGGGATCTCCGGGGTCCAGGTGGACGGAATGGACCCCTTGGCGGTGTACCGGGTGACGAAAGAGGCGGCCGACCGGGCCAGGGCCGGGGAAGGGCCGGTGATGATCGAGTCCCTGACCTATCGGTACGGTCCGCACACGATGGCCGGAGACGATCCCACCCGCTATCGGACGAACGAAGAACTCGGGGAATGGGAGCGCCAGGATCCGCTCATTCGTTTCCGGGCCTTCCTTCAGGGCAAGGGGTTGTGGAGCGAGCAGGAGGAAGAGGCGGCCATCGAGGAAACCAAGCAGACCATCGCCGACGCGTTAAAGAAGGCGGATGAATACATGTCCAAGCAGACGGTGGGGGATCTGATCGACGCGATGTATGCGGAGCTTCCGCCGGAGCTGAAGGAGCAAAAGGCGTTGTTTGCGGCGGGGGAGGGAAGGTAA
- a CDS encoding alpha-ketoacid dehydrogenase subunit beta — protein MAQMTMIQAITDAMRLELARDPKVLVFGEDVGVNGGVFRATAGLQEQFGEQRVFDTPLAESGIGGLAVGLAVQGFRPVAEIQFFGFVFEAFDAVASQAARLRYRSGGRYHAPIVFRSPFGGGVKTPELHADSLEGLFAQTPGLKVVIPSNPYDAKGLLISAIRDDDPVIFLEHMKLYRSFRQEVPEGDYTVPLGKAAVVRPGKDVTVITYGAMVQTSLTAADKVAESRGAQVEVIDLRTVSPIDIETVVESVKKTNRAVVVQEAQRKAGVAAEVAAQINERAILHLEAPVIRVTSPDTVYPFAAIEDQWLPTVGRVVKAIEDVLDF, from the coding sequence ATGGCACAGATGACGATGATCCAGGCGATCACGGATGCGATGCGGTTGGAGTTGGCCCGGGATCCAAAGGTTTTGGTGTTTGGCGAGGATGTCGGGGTTAACGGCGGTGTATTCCGGGCGACGGCGGGCCTTCAGGAGCAGTTTGGGGAACAGCGGGTCTTTGACACTCCCCTGGCAGAATCGGGGATCGGGGGTCTTGCGGTGGGCTTGGCCGTTCAGGGGTTTCGGCCCGTTGCGGAAATCCAGTTTTTTGGCTTTGTATTTGAAGCCTTTGATGCAGTGGCCTCCCAGGCTGCCCGGCTTCGGTATCGGTCAGGGGGACGGTATCACGCTCCCATTGTGTTCCGTTCCCCTTTTGGCGGAGGCGTTAAGACGCCCGAGCTTCACGCCGACAGCCTCGAAGGGCTATTTGCCCAGACTCCCGGACTCAAAGTCGTCATTCCATCGAATCCTTACGACGCGAAGGGACTCCTCATCTCGGCCATTCGAGACGATGACCCGGTGATTTTTCTCGAGCACATGAAGTTGTATCGGTCTTTTCGCCAAGAGGTCCCGGAAGGGGATTACACGGTGCCCTTGGGGAAAGCGGCCGTGGTGCGTCCGGGGAAAGACGTCACCGTGATCACTTACGGTGCCATGGTTCAGACCTCTTTAACAGCGGCGGACAAGGTGGCAGAATCCCGGGGTGCCCAGGTGGAAGTGATCGATCTGCGGACCGTGAGCCCCATCGATATCGAGACGGTGGTGGAGTCGGTGAAGAAGACGAATCGCGCCGTGGTGGTTCAGGAGGCCCAGCGCAAGGCCGGGGTGGCGGCAGAAGTGGCGGCGCAAATTAATGAACGGGCGATCTTGCATCTCGAGGCGCCGGTGATTCGGGTGACCTCCCCGGATACGGTATACCCCTTTGCCGCGATCGAGGATCAGTGGTTGCCCACAGTGGGGCGGGTCGTGAAAGCCATCGAAGACGTGCTCGATTTCTAA
- a CDS encoding dihydrolipoamide acetyltransferase family protein — translation MADFVFRLPDIGEGIHEGEIVRWLVNPGDEVDEDQPLCEVQNDKAVVEIPSPVKGKVKEVKVQAGTTAVVGDPLVVLETEGALPEGATKAAGAQQTDGPSAAGGRADGQALSGTGQVQAAVAPTSGKGSDGRGEDWTAEPAGATPDGAEPSGAAMILATPAVRKFAREKGVDLARVRGTGKNGRITREDVLRAAAGPEAEKAERMDEPTAQERAIPMSEAAGLEERVPLAGIRKVIAQAMVKSAYTAPHVTVMDEVDVTRLVALRDKAKPLAAERGVKLTYLPFIVKAAIAGLRLHPTLNASIDEEKGEIVYKKYYNIGIATDTERGLLVPVVKEADRKNVWMLAAEIRELAEKARTGKLTSPEMKGGTFSITNIGVEGGLFFTPIINYPEVAILGVGRITDRPVVRNGHVAVAPVMALSLSFDHRLVDGAEAQRYVNDVKRLLEDPDLLTLEV, via the coding sequence GTGGCGGATTTCGTGTTTCGTCTGCCCGACATCGGGGAAGGCATCCACGAGGGGGAGATCGTCCGGTGGCTGGTCAATCCCGGCGATGAGGTCGATGAAGACCAGCCGCTGTGTGAGGTCCAAAACGACAAAGCCGTGGTGGAAATCCCCAGCCCGGTCAAAGGCAAGGTCAAAGAAGTGAAGGTCCAGGCGGGAACCACGGCGGTGGTGGGAGATCCCCTGGTGGTCCTGGAAACTGAAGGGGCCCTGCCTGAGGGGGCAACAAAAGCCGCTGGGGCTCAGCAGACAGATGGGCCTTCGGCCGCGGGTGGGCGTGCGGATGGCCAGGCGCTGTCTGGAACGGGTCAAGTTCAGGCTGCGGTGGCACCGACGTCCGGGAAAGGTTCAGATGGGCGCGGTGAGGACTGGACCGCGGAGCCAGCCGGAGCGACCCCGGATGGAGCGGAGCCGTCGGGTGCGGCGATGATCCTCGCCACGCCCGCCGTGCGGAAGTTTGCCCGGGAGAAGGGCGTGGATCTGGCCCGGGTGCGGGGTACGGGAAAGAATGGCCGCATCACCCGGGAGGATGTGCTGCGGGCGGCGGCGGGGCCCGAGGCGGAGAAAGCAGAAAGAATGGACGAGCCAACCGCCCAGGAACGTGCCATTCCAATGAGCGAGGCTGCGGGTTTGGAAGAGCGGGTTCCTTTGGCCGGCATCCGCAAAGTCATTGCCCAAGCCATGGTGAAATCGGCCTATACTGCCCCTCACGTCACGGTGATGGACGAGGTGGATGTGACGCGGCTGGTGGCTCTTCGCGACAAAGCCAAACCTTTGGCCGCCGAGCGCGGAGTGAAACTCACCTACTTGCCCTTTATCGTTAAGGCGGCCATCGCAGGGTTGCGTCTGCATCCCACCCTCAATGCGTCCATCGACGAGGAGAAAGGTGAAATCGTCTACAAGAAATATTATAATATCGGCATCGCCACCGATACGGAGCGGGGACTGCTGGTGCCGGTGGTGAAAGAGGCCGATCGCAAGAACGTGTGGATGTTGGCGGCGGAGATCCGGGAGTTGGCCGAGAAGGCCAGGACCGGGAAGTTGACATCTCCGGAGATGAAGGGGGGAACCTTCTCCATCACCAACATCGGGGTCGAGGGCGGCCTGTTCTTTACGCCGATCATTAATTATCCGGAGGTCGCCATCCTGGGGGTCGGGCGGATCACCGACAGACCGGTGGTGCGAAACGGCCACGTGGCTGTCGCTCCGGTCATGGCGTTGTCCCTCAGTTTTGACCATCGCTTGGTGGACGGCGCCGAAGCCCAGCGTTATGTCAACGATGTGAAACGGCTGCTGGAAGATCCCGATCTTTTAACCCTGGAGGTGTAA